A single genomic interval of Centropristis striata isolate RG_2023a ecotype Rhode Island chromosome 8, C.striata_1.0, whole genome shotgun sequence harbors:
- the si:ch211-1i11.3 gene encoding mitogen-activated protein kinase kinase kinase 5: MYTTERRRMSLQRKDPVRVSAGSLWQDSLAMELSANGSGKQIVSPRSRTRAVSVAYIVNEDASVPQTEENLSLKCLKEACADAHAVFKTISFERISMGTTDILDSFYNADVAVVEMSDSFCQPSLFYHLGVRESFSMTNNTILYCYKQDSDLQAVKEQCGSYTFIPYVVSPQGKVFACDATIMTGIKELMQPSFQLEPLLTPLVDRLVHLLNNVHVQSSEYFRESIRHEIRMARERFSGKALSEELSRIQKRLDSVELLTPDIVMNLLLSYRDIQDYDAIIKLVETLNELPMCLVAKHQNIKFNYIFALNRRNHPGDRARALETILPIVESGVKVASDVFCLCGRIYKDMFMSSGFKDERSRDQACYWYGKAFETEPTLHSGINNVVLLMAAGHEFDTSIELRKIGVTLSTLLGRKGSLEKMKDYWDVGFYLGANILADEHRKVITASEKLYRLKAPIWYVASIMETYILYRQFAKLPEVRSPKQDTMDFWMELLLQTCKPTDSTGRCPVLILEPTKVLQPAIVCVSEEDESRTVQLKHITPLKKGLHQWTFPASAIRGVSASKIDERSCFLYVHYNSDDFQLCFPSELHCKGFCELVNSLLQQTQHSAQDLNHVAEGVLEFIYETNDNNDKVVLGKGTYGVVYAGRDLSNQVRIAIKEIPEKDSTYSQPLHEEIALHKRLKHRNIVQYLGSVSQEGFIKIFMEEVPGGSLSSLLRSKWGPLKDNEATIIFYTKQILEGLKYLHDNQIVHRDIKGDNVLINTYSGVLKISDFGTSKRLAGINPCTETFAGTLQYMAPEIIDQGPRGYGKPADIWSLGCTIIEMATGKPPFHELGSPQAAMFKVGMFKIHPKVPECMSAEAKVFIMNCFVPDPDDRATATELLKDPFLRSSPRKKARAAQEAESKDSLSAADYQRSLSVPISILVEDTDSYSDSIDLSCSLDLRAIQSSRTADEEAESPPNTSSFLSIPEDSPSDMSSPATTGENIGLFMLRKDSERRATLHRVLTDYISLVVFNIQDSVPQHGEGSLLTAEHITELISCLKDNIRSPDRKQLTSSLLELRARLLASAVSLNSLQAVLFSFQDAVKKVLRQQQVKPHWMFALDNLLRQAVQDAITVLLPELKLQLQSSFETEDSTPDEQSADPDTPVVLGPERPFMQPDTQHTASENEVPPPASPNSPTELLLNSSSPLSETFRDLRLETSRLLSQLNEKEREYQELLRKSVRRKQEQIDALKKAAVSEDGDLAHQNSFKPESKALVRWLKSVPVDQDTINKLLSHEFTLDCLFYMASRDDLMYCGLRGGMLCRIWNAITAHRKTKLSTHNEDSEDTLL, encoded by the exons atgtaCACGACGGAGCGCAGGCGGATGAGCCTGCAGAGGAAAGACCCGGTCCGGGTGTCAGCTGGAAGTTTGTGGCAGGACTCTCTGGCTATGGAGCTGAGCGCAAACGGCTCGGGTAAACAGATCGTGTCTCCACGTAGCCGGACCAGAGCCGTGTCCGTGGCATACATAGTGAACGAGGACGCGTCGGTGCCGCAGACTGAGGAGAACTTGTCCCTGAAGTGTCTGAAGGAAGCCTGCGCGGACGCACACGCCGTCTTCAAAACAATCTCCTTTGAGAGAATATCCATGGGCACCACGGATATCCTGGATAGTTTCTACAATGCAG ATGTAGCAGTGGTGGAGATGAGCGACTCTTTCTGCCAGCCGTCTCTCTTCTATCACCTGGGAGTGAGAGAAAGTTTCAGCATGACCAATAACACCATCCTGTACTGTTACAAGCAGGATAGTGATCTACAGGCTGTCAAG GAGCAGTGTGGAAGCTACACGTTCATCCCTTACGTGGTGTCTCCTCAGGGCAAAGTGTTTGCCTGCGACGCTACAATAATGACGGGTATTAAAGAGTTGATGCAGCCCAGTTTCCAGCTGGAGCCTCTGCTGACGCCGCTGGTGGACAGACTGGTGCATCTGCTCAACAATGTTCACGTTCAGTCCAG CGAGTACTTCCGGGAGTCGATCAGGCACGAGATCCGGATGGCTCGGGAACGCTTCAGCGGCAAAGCCCTGAGTGAGGAGCTGAGCCGCATCCAGAAACGTCTGGACAGCGTGGAGCTGCTGACGCCTGATATAGTCATGAACCTGCTGCTGTCCTACAGGGACATCCAG GACTACGATGCCATAATCAAACTGGTGGAGACTCTGAATGAGCTGCCCATGTGTCTGGTAGCAAAGCATCAGAATATCAAGTTTAACTACATATTTGCTTTAAACAG GAGGAATCACCCCGGAGATCGTGCAAGGGCTTTGGAGACAATCCTGCCTATTGTGGAGTCGGGGGTGAAGGTGGCGTCAGACGTGTTCTGCCTGTGTGGACGAATCTACAAAGACATGTTCATGAGCTCTGGCTTCAAGGACGAGCGCAGCAGAGACCAGGCCTGCTACTG GTATGGAAAGGCTTTTGAGACGGAGCCAACTCTTCACTCGGGCATCAACAACGTGGTCCTCCTGATGGCAGCTGGACATGAATTTGACACTTCTATTGAGCTGCGCAAAATAG GTGTGACTCTAAGCACGCTGCTGGGGCGAAAAGGCAGCCTGGAGAAGATGAAGGACTACTGGGACGTGGGCTTCTACCTCGGGGCGAACATCCTCGCCGACGAACATCGAAAAGTCATCACTGCCTCTGAGAAGCTCTACCGGCTCAAGGCGCCGATCTG GTATGTGGCATCCATTATGGAGACGTACATCCTGTACCGCCAGTTTGCCAAGCTCCCTGAGGTGAGATCTCCTAAACAGGACACCATGGACTTCTGGATGGAGCTGCTTTTGCAAACCTGTAAACCCACTGACTCCACTGGCCGCTGCCCA GTTCTCATACTGGAGCCGACTAAAGTCCTCCAACCAgcgattgtgtgtgtgagcgaggaGGATGAAAGTCGCACCGTCCAGTTGAAACACATCACACCCTTAAAG AAAGGCTTACACCAGTGGACTTTCCCAGCCTCTGCAATCCGGGGAGTGAG TGCCTCGAAGATTGATGAGCGGAGCTGCTTCCTGTACGTCCACTACAACTCAGATGACTTCCAGCTCTgcttcccctctgagcttcactGTAAAGG CTTCTGCGAGCTGGTGaactctctgctgcagcagactCAACACTCTGCCCAGGACCTGAACCATGTAGCCGAGGGAGTACTAGAG TTCATCTATGAGACCAATGACAACAATGACAAGGTGGTTCTGGGAAAAGGGACGTACGGTGTGGTGTACGCTGGGAGGGACCTCAGCAACCAAGTACGCATCGCCATAAAGGAAATTCCCGAGAAGGACAGCAC GTACTCCCAGCCGCTCCACGAGGAGATCGCTCTGCACAAGAGGCTGAAACACAGGAACATAGTCCAGTACCTGGGCTCTGTCAGCCAGGAGGGCTTCATCAAGATCTTCATGGAGGAAGTCCCTGGAG GAAGTTTATCATCTCTCCTGCGCTCTAAATGGGGTCCCCTGAAAGACAACGAGGCCACCATCATCTTCTACACCAAACAGATCCTGGAGGGACTCAAATATCTCCATGACAACCAGATAGTCCACAGAGACATCAAG GGTGATAACGTATTGATCAACACCTATAGTGGAGTCCTGAAGATCTCTGACTTTGGAACGTCCAAACGACTAGCAGGGATCAACCCCTGCACTGAGACGTTTGCTG GAACTCTCCAGTACATGGCCCCAGAGATTATAGACCAGGGGCCTCGGGGTTATGGGAAGCCGGCAGATATCTGGTCCCTCGGGTGCACTATTATAGAAATGGCAACAGGAAAACCACCCTTCCATGAGCTGGGAAGTCCTCAGGCAGCCATGTTCAAG GTGGGCATGTTTAAGATCCACCCCAAGGTCCCAGAGTGCATGTCTGCAGAGGCGAAGGTCTTCATCATGAACTGTTTTGTCCCGGACCCCGACGACCGAGCCACGGCAACAGAGCTGCTGAAGGACCCGTTCCTCCGGTCGTCCCCCAGGAAGAAGGCCCGCGCTGCACAGGAAGCAGAATCTAAAGACTCACTTTCTGCTG ccGACTACCAGCGCAGCCTGTCTGTGCCCATCTCCATCCTGGTGGAGGACACGGACTCTTACTCCGACTCCATCGACCTGTCCTGCTCTCTGGACCTGCGGGCCATCCAGTCCTCTCGTACAGCAGACGAAGAGGCGGAGAGCCCACCCAACACCAGCAGCTTCCTGTC AATACCAGAGGACTCTCCATCAGACATGAGCAGTCCAGCCACAACAGGAGAGAACATCGGTCTGTTTATGCTGAGAAAGGACAGTGAGAGGAGAGCCACGCTCCACCGAGTCCTCACCGACTACATCAGCCTGGTCGTCTTTAATATACAGGACTCTGTTCCTCAG cATGGTGAAGGATCCTTGCTGACTGCAGAACACATCACAGAGCTCATCAGCTGTCTGAAGGACAACATCCGCTCCCCGGACAGGAAGCAGCTGACCAGCAGCCTGCTGGAGCTCCGAGCCAGGCTGCTCGCCTCCGCAGTGTCACTGAACAGCCTGCAGGCGGTGCTGTTCAGCTTCCAAGATGCA gtgaaGAAGGTGTTGAGGCAGCAGCAGGTGAAACCTCACTGGATGTTTGCTCTGGACAACCTGCTGAGACAGGCCGTGCAGGACGCCATCACCGTGCTGCTACCAG AGctgaagctgcagctgcagtcGTCCTTTGAGACGGAGGACAGCACTCCTGACGAGCAGTCAGCCGACCCAGACACTCCCGTGGTCCTCGGCCCGGAGCGGCCCTTCATGCAGCCAGACACGCAGCACACGGCGTCCGAAAACGAGGTCCCGCCTCCAGCGAGCCCCAACTCCCCCACAGAACTCCTCCTCAACAGCAGCTCCCCCCTCAGTGAGACGTTCAGGGACCTGCGACTGGAGACCAGCAG